The genome window aattaaatttttttttttttaaagaaatcaaattttgttgtaaatttttaatttattcgaAGATTTAAacatgacttattttaataaaaagtctcaaataattgcgtagtATTAGAaagccataaaatttatgtaaatattttttttttcgaaccgaaccttttattttggaaagcggttcggcttaggttcgggctctcaaagtaaataattttaagggtTCGGTTAATGATCCAGCTCAGGCTGcataaaaacccgaaccgaaccggttctacaaggctcggttcagaaccggtttgcagccctGGTTGCAAGTTTATGTTGCACGTGCAGATTTGCCACCAAAAGTCTTCTACCTCTTGCAGTTGACGCCGCCAATAGTCTGTTGCACAAGGAGTACTATCAGACCTATCATCCCCCGCCTCCGGTGCTGCCCGGTGTTCGCCGTCTGCCCGAGGAAATTGAGGCTGAGATGCGCATGATTGAGGCGGCGCTGGACAAACTGGCATTGGTCACCCTACAGTAAGTTGTTTTCCTTATTTCTTTGTTACTGAGTTAAAAAAATGAgcagttacagggtatatgctAAGCGAGCACTTTCATTTGGCATCTGTTTCCTTATCTATTCTGAGCTTTTTCAAAATGGGGCATAGCCTCGCCAATCAGTGCttgttacagggtatatgccAGTGGAACTGGTTCCTCCAGTGACGCCCAAAGCCTAATTACAAGGTATATGCTAGTCGGGCCATTTCATTTCTCTCTTCCGCCATCTTCAAAAACTTTGCCCTATCCACTTCAATCTTTTACAGCAACCCAAGCGAAATTGCAGggtatcttttattttttatttaatttccctTCTCACTCTTTTTCTCTGTATCTCTCGAAAAGTTGCTTATCCTCAATACACTTTTTCAGCGACTCCCAAGTTGTGTCACATATCCATGTGAGTCTTCTTCCCCCTCTGTATTTCCCTACTGTTTTCATCACTCAAATGCTCCCACTTTTGATCGCTCTCGTTCTTTTATCCACTCTTTTCCCTTTCTTGTTCATTTTCTTTCTTCCGCTTCCTCTCTTTCTCAAACTTCTTAACTTTGTCTTTCTCACACtcttttcgctttttattaCCCTCTCTTTTTCCCTCATTTTTCCCTCTCGTTGTCCTCCATATTCGCTCTCTCTTTAGCTATTACTTTCTCGCACGctcttccctctctttctccctaTATTTGTCCTTTGAATTTTCTCTCTAATACTGCCTTTCTTTCCCTCTGTTCTTTTTCCTCTGGTTATCCATATTTTTCCCAACATTTTACTCTCattcttcctctctcttttgCTATATACTTCTCTCTCGTTTTCCCCCTTTCTCCCTGTCTTCAGGCTACCAGATTCGGTCATCTGGTTCGAGCCCCCGATTGCCTGCCGTTGGGAGACGCACCTCGAGACGTTTGAGTCGCAGTTGGCGGATGGAGTCAAGCCGGATGCGGCTGCAACTGCCGCTGTGGCAGAAACGACAGCCACGCCCACGGAGGCAACACCACTGTCGACGAATGCGCAGCCCAGTCCGCTGAAGAGTTCACCTCGCGGTCCGGCCAAGTTGCGCTCGCACAAGTCCGATTTGGCTGGGACACAGGAACAGAAGTTGCATGAAATCGGAGACTTTGATCTGCGTGCGATACCCAGCAATGTGGATCTGTATGGGTTGGTTAAGGACTTTGTGGTGCCACGACTTCCGCAGGGTTTTTCCGTTCGTCTGGAGCAGACAACGCCGCAATCGAGCAGTGGGAAGCCCCAGCGTCAGGTGATGTTCCTGGCGCGTCAGGCGCATATTCGGCTGGGTCAGGTGGGTCAATCGGTGGTGCAGGCATCGGTGGTACCAATTGCACCAGAGGCAGCAACTAGGCCGGGCATTGGAGCTGAGTTTCTGGACACAGATGAGCCGGCCGAGCTGTTTCCGCCGCTCTGTTTTGACAAGCTGCTCAAATTCCGAGCACAGTCGCGTCCTCCGCCGATTACGCCCAACTCTTGTTATCTCTTCTCGCAGCTGATCGAGGACATGGATCGTTTgtggcaactgcagctgcctcGGGAGCGGCAGGAAGAGATGCTGCAACAAATCTCTGAGCACCTTTCGCCCAGCGGCTCACAGCACGATGTTAACGAGGAGCTGCCCGAGGATATGCGTCCACTCAGCCAGGAACTAGTCGAAGTTCTCCAACCCGCCACAGCAGCTGCCGCTTTCGCCTACTACACGGGCATTTCTTTTGTGCGGGACTCACAGCTGCCCCCCCAGTCGGAGCCTGAGACGACACCCAAATCAGGTGGCAGCCAGGACAGCAGCGATGACGACGAAGATGACAACGATGACAGCATCCTGGAGCTACTTGAGGGTGGTGCCGGCAATGACTCCTCGGCAGGAGCAACCCTTCAGCAGATGCTCAGTCgaaacaccaacagcaacaacgatagCTGCGACAGTGAAGCGTATGCAATACCCTATTTATGGTCACTCCAAAACCAAGTCTAAAACTCCAACTCTTGCCTCAGGCGCAGACAGAAGCTCAGCAGCACGGCGGCCATTACCCAGGGAAAGTGGAGCACCCGAGATGTCCATGACACCAAGTTCAATGAGGACAAGCTGTCCATACAGTTCCGCACTGGTCGACTGGGTAAGATCATAAGATAATTAGACCCTAATCTAGTGCCTAAGCAAGTCCCTAAGTAATACGTTTACTGAAAGTAAATTGAGTGCTCTTTAAACCGCTAGCTAGTGCCTTAACTAGTGACTGAACTGGTTCCTAATCTAGTGActcaattaaactttaatcTAGTTCTTAAAGAGTTTAAACTGTAAGTAAGTAGTAACAAAACTTTTTACTAGTGACTGAACTGGTTCCTAATCTAGTGActcaattaaactttaatcTAGTTCTTAAAGAGTTTAAACTGTAagtaagtaaaaacaaaactttttttcttacgTAGCTAAACTAGTTCCTTTACTAGGTTCTTATCTAGAACCTAAACCAGTTAGTAAACTTGTTCCTAGATTAGTTCCTAAACTTGTTCCTGAATTATTTCATTGTACTCTATTCCATATGTAAAGTGGCTTCAAAAAAACCAACTGATATAACCTCCAGTTTAACTTTTTCTGCCCTTTCTTAAGTTTATGCCCTTTAACCTTTGCCTTTTTCCTGCCTTTCTACAGGAATCTTTGGCTTCGCCTTGAACAAGTACAGTAATATGCCCTATCAAACCTGGGACCTACGACCGGATATGAAGAAGCAAGTCAAACTCGATGAGATTAGCATTGGATTATAAAACTTATCCATTCCAATTGCAGTCTTGGTACAATAATATTCAGTTTTACCGCCTCGTTAATCAGCCTGGATATGACCATTACTGAGGCGGGCTATACGGTCAACAATTTTCAAGGGGGCAGCACACAGGGTATAACCGAAATGATTGGCAAGACCTTGTCCCTGAATGAGCTGAAGGCAACGCTTATTTTGTCCGCCGTGGACATATTTCCGGATGAGGATGCTTTCTGCTATACAGAAGGCTCCTGTGAGAAGAACTATGTAATGGAGATGCATACGTATGCCTGCATATCCACACTCGCCCTCTCCCACAACTTCAGCTGGTCCAGATGGAATCTATTGGCGGGCTCACGTACCGCTGTGCTGCTCATTCGGGAATTACTTGAGGGTAAGAAGGTCCCGTACTATTCGACACTTCTCGTAACGCCCCTGAAGACCTCCATTATCGACTGCACCGAAGTCTCGGCCAGCTTCAATGCGGTGGGCATTGCCGGCATGGAATACTATGCGGATCTCTATCAGCTTTCTCAATCTCATGCCCAACCCGTCAGCCTCGAAAAGCAGCGTACTATGAGTCCCCTACTCAGGGATAATGTAGCTGGCATTCTAAAGGGCATAAGACCGCTCAGTTTGTGTTgagatgaaaatatttatgacaaTTTTTGGTTCTACAAACGAAAAACCAAGAAAGAAGctcttcaaatatttaaagttaaaaagaataaaaatttactaGGTAAAAGATTTTTTGCTGGTAGGAAATTTACATTGCAACATTGCCACTTGCATCGTTATTtggaaataatttaagtttggGCTGCGAGTTAAATGTCCATCGTTTACTTAATCAGTCAGCAAGTCAATCAGCAAATAGTCGTAGTTTTAGAGATTATCAATTAGAGAACAAAgattgattgaaatttataatatatcaggcttttttttttctttctaacTGCATAAGCTCGTCGACTTAACGGGCTTTCAGAGCATTTACGAATAAATAAGCTCTTGAATAACCAGAAGAAGATCTCACTTCAAATGACTATCGAGTGATTTCCATAGAAAtcttttaagcaattttaacGAATGTCAATCAGAATAATTGAGATGTAATTCGGCAATGCGATATACTCTCATATATACGTATACTATATATCGCTCGACTATAAATACTGCAATTCTAATAAAGATTGAttggctttttattttgtgcttCGACGACTCAAGCACAATGGAAGCGCATCTGTCGAATGCATTTGGAATCCTTTATAAATCcttctttattttatagctattgATTATGGCCATTACAACTTACTATTTGCACTGTCCCGCCCATTGACCTGCCCCTATGGCTTTAGCAAACTGAATGGTCAGCAGTTAAAGTTATTCATTTGAAAGTACTCAAATCTTGGAAGCAGTTTATACTTGACCACGTTGTCAGAGCCAGGGCCAAGTCATTGAGTTGATGGCAACGTTAAGTGTCaattggcacacacacacacacacacacaatgcacACCCTCAAATATAGcgttttcaattaaagcataaaaataaatatggttACATGGCTAAAATACTGGACAAGTGCTCGTATTTTAGCCCTCTCGACAATTTATGCAATATGAAATGAAAGCCAAGCAAATGTTAGACGAAGCTGAGCACACGCAATCCACAGGCACACATAAAActacacagacacatacatatatttaataaaaataaaagttttttttgtttttattttcctattttccatttttgctGCAGGCTGCCAACAAAATTTATGCTCCGACAGCTAAGCGGCTTCAACTTTTTTGCAAAGGTCAGAATCTGGCCAAATGTCTAACTGGTCAAATGGCCCAaccattcttttttttttttttggtttttgtgcaTATGTAAGTGTAAGTAAGTACttagtgggcgtggcagcagccatttttttccaaaaaaattaaattagctcGCATTTAATTTCATCTGGCAATCGCGAGGAAAAAATACTCGAACTTTGGGTACACAAAAAACTTCCGCAATATTTACTGTGAAaattaatacacacacacacacacacagcatgtAAGCTCATTATATATGAATGGGCcggaaaattgaaaagctgAGAGCGCCAATTGCAcagctgaaaaatattttacatttttttccatctttTTCGGCAATGTTGGAATATTGCGCCTTTTGGAATATGCTCGtaaatgaatttttctttgtcaattaaaataattggttcataaaatttacaaattaagtGCATTAATTGCGAATTTTTGAGTTATTGAATCAGTTTGAGATTCGATTTAAAAggaatcaattttattaaacttatttatttttataattctaaGCGTTGCCTTCAATAGgtattatgaaatatataaagatataagAGCTTAACTGCAAATATGTCTGAAAGCTAAAATCATATAATTGCGAAAGGACAGCATAAAGTTGAAGTCGGACTTTTGATACTATCGTTTGTTTAACAACTCGATTAAATACCTATAGatcatttgacatttttaaaaaacaaataaaaatacggaTAATGATATATATAAGTCTGTAGTCAAGAGTTAATTATTATGAGCTGTTGCTGAACTTTCAAATATAGTACACGTATGCTGGTCTAGTGAATGACTGCAGggtataaaatgttaaatcattttgttgCGGCTTTGGGTTGCAGGTAGGTGTCAaaagcggaaacggaagcgTAGCTTGCACTTGGCAACAAAAATATGCATGCCGCAAGTCAACCACAGGTTCCCCCTCCCCACCCCCATTCGGCACCACCCTTCTGCCACCTGCCTGGGCTCTCTTTCAACAGGCAACCACACAACTGTGTTATGCGGTTTGGGCCATGCTCATTGAcatcaacattaacaacatCAACGACAAGAATAACGAGGGTAAAGGAAAGATAAACCAgagtcaacaaaaaataaatatatatatatgtacaacaactagtcggaaaggctttAGTCGAGACTCCGACCCGTCacttatttgaatatatataaaagtactttaaagaaattacttgtatttatttaaaaacattaattcgcAATTACTACctttctacttgtccgatcttgctgcaatTCAATGGGAtaatagaaaacaataaaagataacgttaatgaccacaaaaaacgtattttcttaaaaaaaagtggatgtggtggtttttcgcgatttgtggggCGGAGgagggcgtggcttaaatttaaaacaaactttatctgcttggggtatatagaaatctgtgtgccaaatttggttactctatctcttatagtctctgagatccttttgttcatatagGAGGACGGAAGGTTTTTCACGATTTCGgaggcggaagggggcgtgtcaaaaatttaaaacaaacttggtcTGCTCTAACGCCATTAGTATCTGcgtgtgaaagtttggtatctctatctcttatagtctctgagattctggcgctcacacggacggacaggcgtacagacggacagacagccatggctatatcgactctgctgttgattctgatcaagaatatacaaactttatagggtcggagatgcctccttttccctgttacatacattccaacgaacacaatatactcttttacttatttctaaagtaacgggtataataacaaacaactaAGAACGTTTTAGGCGAGTCTCCGACTGtaagatacccgttactcaatttaaatatgtaataattgTATCTATGAATTTAAAgcagggaccgtaaataaGTGTTATGTTAGCAAATTTTAGCtaaataaatcacaaaaaatttcgtatttttttcgTAATTAGGGATCtaagctaaaaacttttatttccgataaataatgataaaaataatttttaactcttatttttgatttttattaaaaaagtaaaacataataattgaataaaaacaagCACCAAGTCCGATTAGCACAAATAGAATaagaatatctttaaaaatttttaacacaccaattggttcaaaagacactcaactgaacttttttttttatttttacttaaaagttattgaaaaactcttatttatgacatttaaaaaaaaaatcaaatataacacttattttaaatttttattgaaaaaatccagaataagtgttatttttaaacttttaaataaaaattggtatttaattattattttttactttttttaatacaaatcaaaaatatgtgtTTTAGATAAAAGTTtagaaataaatgttaagttgcaattttaatttttaaaacttataacagtTGCGGTCCGTGATTTAAAGTTTCAAGGGAATACAAATTACTGCATAAGTTAAGGCGTTTAActtaaaacagccataactaCAGTTATATTTACCCAATTTAGATGAGAATAATTGGGatgattgaatttaaaaaaaaatacactctAATGCCCGTCTTTTCACTAAATGTACAGTATCTagcttaaacaaaattaactcAAGTTTCATATAAGTCTGGGTAAAAcatttggttgctctagctcttaagATCTCTGACAGAGGGACATGGAAAGATGGGCTCTGATGTTGACTGAgaaaacatacatattatttataggGTCTGTCACGCTCACTTCTTTCtgttacaaaaattgtaaCCTATACCATATACCGTAGAAATCACCGAGTAAAGGGTATAGAAacgaaaaataatacaaaattaagtgCTTAATGTGTCAGCAACGAGTTAAACGTGCAAGCATGATAAATCTTGTTGTGCTTTGTTACAGTTTGTctcatttcgttttattttgcattgaattcaatttgggGATTTGCTAAGAGGTCGTTGCGGCTGCTTGGCTCAACCAGAAGAACAaacactttttaattatttattcatacatttatacgtatatataaaaatatagagaGGGAAAAGGAATGGTGGAAGTGGGGGGGAGGGGGTGAAGGTGTGGCACGGAAATGGGTATGAGGCCGATGGCAGTCGCTcattaacaaaacaaacgaCAGCCCAAGCGGCAGACAAACAGACGCCGCGGGCATAGTGCAGAGTGGGGAAGCGAGTGGGTAAAGCGGAAGGGGAGGAGGATGGTTGAGGCTTGTCGAGCCGCAGACAGCTGGGCGCCAACGTTGACGTTGCCGGTGACcttcacacacaaacacccaTACTttcacacacccatacactcacacagactCAGTACGCATCaagttgcgtatacgcagcgtgtgGCAGCAGCGACCGAGTTAAAGAAATTGAAAGTAGGGACGCCGCATTAAGGAATAACTCACTCAGAATATGTTAATTTGCCAGTCAGAACATTTAACATGTACATACGATTGTGTAGGTGTGCGTCAtatgtgcgcgtgtgtgtgtagaggCTGTCAATAGAGTTGTAAGCGAAATGTGCCTCATCTGCATATAAAGCGATAAATttatcgcaaaaaaaaaagacctaCGAAATGTATGCTTGACAGatgttattataataaagaaatcagCTAACATAGTTATACAAGTTATACATagttatatatacaaacactTATGTATTCAATTTCCATTCTTCTTTTTCGTTAGAGCTACAAGGATATCTTTTTCAATTAATGCACAAGCATTACGAGAAttaaattgtacatatatttttagaaaaataagaaatcatTTTGAATTCATATTAAGTATTACGTGGGTCTTGGCTCTAGAACATTGATCCCCAgtgttttacttttaaaataaaaattaatatttaattttaactctttaaaaattaaaatcttattttattttacttttatgtaAACGTTACAGAATAACactaacattaaattttatttgaataaataaaaaatgacacacaattttaatttttttttaaatgttgtcaaTTAATTGgagtaataaatatacattttctttttattccaCAGCttaaactcttatttttaaaatcagaaaatcaaagtttataatttaatttaattcttgtAAAGGTGCGGAGAATGGTCGatagataaatatatcaataattttCTTTCTCGTCTGTATACGTATGGtaactatctatctatctatctacctatttacatttcattattaataaattcgtAAATTTATcttgatttgtatttattttaatctacaTTTAGCTCCATCCCCATCCAAATCGCTTTTTCTATTGAATACATCTATGCTATCAATTTACCTATGTATATGTCTATTACTTCTGTCTCCATCTCTGCATCGTCTCTCCTTGAACACTCTCATTTCCTTTCACTAATTGCAATTAGCATCTTCCACAATTGGCTAGTGAATAAAGAATTATCGTCTCATAACGTCTCCTGAAGGAGCTCTCTTTGAGCTGTCAGATCGCTTGTCAGCTGTCAGTTATTTATAGTCCAGGACgaagaagaaataaaagaagaagagcacGATGCGAGTGTGCTGCACGTACAATGGGGCAAAGACATTAGCAACTGTACATTGTATGCCGTACCGTTGTGGCATTAGCATATAGTGCTATAAAAGTAACGGTACATCCACTTAAACGGGGAACATTTTCTTCGTCTCCCTCCCTTCCACATCTGAACCAAACATAAAGCCGAGAGTTGCTCGAGCTGCTCGAAGATAGACGACAACTTGCATAATGccacacacagaaacacacacacacctcttGCCTTGCAATACATGCGAGCAGCATCTTGTTGTACACTActggcatttgttgttgtagttgttgtcgatgttgttgttgctgttgttggcattaAACATTCGCGCATTTTCACAGCAggctggcaacaacaaaagccattGCCGAGCATTACATGTGTTAAATGACAAACATAGCTATGCATATACTCTAGccattttatgtatgtatgtatgtggatgtgtatggtgtgtgtgtgtgtgtgtgtgtgtatgcgtgttgCAAgtgaatttttactttaatcaaGGCAAAGGCAGCTGCCGCACTAAAAATGTTTCCTGGcgcaaacaataaattttctaccactgctgctgctattttcCTCTTActatactctctctctctcactttctcCCCCTTACTCTCTCCCATCTATTCCATCACTGTCTTCTTCTATGTGTTGGAGTAGAGCAGGTGAATTTAATGCGCGGCTTTTGTAACATTttctgctgttgccgttggcaTTAAAttcgcacaaaagtatgcaacgtaATTTAAGTTAATAGCAGGTGACTTTGAGGCTGCTTCCTTCAGTCAAGTCTATTCAAATTACAATTCATTATGCCCAGCgttaagtgtgtgtatgtttgtgggtgtgtgtgtgtatgtgtatgtgtgtgtgtgtgtgtgtgtgtcgactTGGCAGCTGCATCTAGAAAACTTCCGCCTTTCAAGCAACACTTGAagtgcattgttgttgctgttgttgccgctgggCAAAACGCAGTTGTCAGCATCATATGAACACATACACGTGTATGTGTGGCAACCTGCAtgccacacaaacacatacacacacacacacaccaacacagcAGTGTTGCTTTAGCAATTTGCGTCAAATTTCGAGTTTAAGTGTCAATTACAAGAAGCAAAACAAGGCAAACACTTttgactgctgctgttgttgctacagTTATTGCAGCGCCTTATCATCTGtgtgcaacacacacaaacacacacttcCTTATGccccaaaataaaacaaaaatataaaaaaaaaaaacaagatagATAAGCGCACGCGACTGTATGATACTCTATGCTAGcctattcaaaaattttggaaaatatattGGGACTGTGCATTAACTTTAAAGATTTTCTTTGGGATCACTTCTCTAGTATTTAATTAcatcaatttaattacttttttgtaAGTCTAATatccgataaaaaaaaaccactatgcaatatttttttattgactgAGCGACATCGTTCGGTTTAAGAAAAATGCAGCCTAAAGTCTGTTTATGATCATAAAACCTTATGGAAATGATTTCCAATCAGAACTTCGTTGGTTCTccagaattttaaatgatataaGTATATAACCTAGATATAACctataagtttaaaatttggaatatACAGTCAAACTTCCCTAACTCGAATTTTCTCTAACTCGAACAAAATTGAGTGGCAATAGCGTTTACTAAGAAAATTACAAGCAATTCTACTTCCGTAACTCGAACTTCCATAAGTCGAATTTCTCCATAActcgaacaaaaataatggCACGTGCTTCTGTAACTCAAATTTTTCTGAGAAATCACAAATAAATTGCGTTTTATTGGCTCCGATTTAGTGCAAACTATTTTAAGTGAAGCGGAAAGCGATGACGAAGGTGGAGGATAATATTTATCAGACCTAATTtccgattttttaaattttgtttagtttgaagaataaaagaaaatttaaaagttaaaaaaaaaaaattaaaaagatcacaatttaacatgaatgaattgtagtttcttttaattgactaacaaaaaaattccatAGCTCGAAGTCTCCATAAGTCGAACTTTTTCTTTGGATAATGGTGATTCGAGTTAGGGAAGTTTGActgtatatactttataaggACTGCTATGCGTCTATTTCTGGATGTTACATACCTCTGCAGAAAGTGTTTATACCCTTGATAAaggatacaaaataaaaacaccaACACACATGCCACATTTGTATCGACTCCTCCTCATTCCCCAACCTGCCAGCATTCATCAAGCTGTcagcttttgcttttcatttcattttattccgTTTCGCCTTAAACAATACCTTGTAACAAAAGTATATGTCAAGAGGGTAGCTTAGTTAGAAGTGAACCGGGggttggcgagcgaagcgagctggGGGTGGAGCCCCCTAGTATATTATAAGCTAATTGATTATATTATAGGATTGTTACTCCTGTATTacacttaatattttttttttaagaaatttgaaactaaatcaagtaaaatgtgttcttattttttttattttgactacTTAACGTTACTTTATACTTgcactttttataaataaactgagAGACTactgttttgtttattatattaacgATAATACAGGGTAGCTGGCGGTTGACCAGACTCGCGTGgcacacttttattttagcGTTGCTTTCGTCTTGCTTTactttagtttttctttagaTTTTACCTCGTTTTTAACCTCAATTTTTGCGCCTAGGATGCTGCCTGCCACCTGCCTTGAAATTTGTGTCGTCTAagcaggtgtgtgtgtgtgtgtgcgtgtgtgtgctaaAATTTGACTTGCCTTCAAAGCTGttgttacttttgttgttgctgtcgcagtTGCCTCTTGACGATGATAACGCCGACGACTTTTGACTTGCTGCGCTGGCATTTTGACACAGTTGATTACAACGCCACCTAGCGACCGCACGCAACTATGCGGGGTTGCGGTTCAAAGGATAAGGGGTGAGCTGAATGGGCGTGGTGTCGAGGGTGTAAGGTGTAAGGTGAAAGGTGAAAGAAAGATTGTGCGATGACTCTGCTGATGGCAATATTCATGCAAATGGagcacagagagaaagagagagagagagagaaagcggCTGCAAAAAGTTTCTCATTCATTTTGGGATGAACAAGCGACCGCACAAC of Drosophila innubila isolate TH190305 chromosome X, UK_Dinn_1.0, whole genome shotgun sequence contains these proteins:
- the LOC117783935 gene encoding protein CASC1, which produces MPPKKKLSKKEKARLEAEQAELLRIEMEKEKLKKLEEARQRKKLEMEQAKHRQQQEVAENRLRRGQLKDSMRFFDAVHTAIEAIKAGERHERDWEKFMRCNGLPNAASASDLRKYIHQWHADISKRQSEARNWLLRTDERTLLTQDAHVPDLTRVSLRQQQGNLGDVYAQRIKEVLGILNELDESLLYTKERSAHMAADLAKLKTEMRVFLKQHLDEFTHKTMSHIERDMEIDRPGVAKHIYSSDVFQSFIWTFSKDAQIAVNPKARIGEQSAHNEIDFPTIEMLISLPPTVRLQSSALRGLWLNYDHFSDYCSSFQLRHARSENATILRQTKREWRKRKEILQSMLDECAREIPLSELEQLTQEQHSASSQPTRERSYDIDKLYAQYEDELNKARRRAIGPEAYGMLETDVNLRKYRIIGGVYCIDFLETPQQDKQLNARSFIRTVDAANSLLHKEYYQTYHPPPPVLPGVRRLPEEIEAEMRMIEAALDKLALVTLQLPDSVIWFEPPIACRWETHLETFESQLADGVKPDAAATAAVAETTATPTEATPLSTNAQPSPLKSSPRGPAKLRSHKSDLAGTQEQKLHEIGDFDLRAIPSNVDLYGLVKDFVVPRLPQGFSVRLEQTTPQSSSGKPQRQVMFLARQAHIRLGQVGQSVVQASVVPIAPEAATRPGIGAEFLDTDEPAELFPPLCFDKLLKFRAQSRPPPITPNSCYLFSQLIEDMDRLWQLQLPRERQEEMLQQISEHLSPSGSQHDVNEELPEDMRPLSQELVEVLQPATAAAAFAYYTGISFVRDSQLPPQSEPETTPKSGGSQDSSDDDEDDNDDSILELLEGGAGNDSSAGATLQQMLSRNTNSNNDSCDSEARRQKLSSTAAITQGKWSTRDVHDTKFNEDKLSIQFRTGRLGIFGFALNKYSNMPYQTWDLRPDMKNLGTIIFSFTASLISLDMTITEAGYTVNNFQGGSTQGITEMIGKTLSLNELKATLILSAVDIFPDEDAFCYTEGSCEKNYVMEMHTYACISTLALSHNFSWSRWNLLAGSRTAVLLIRELLEGKKVPYYSTLLVTPLKTSIIDCTEVSASFNAVGIAGMEYYADLYQLSQSHAQPVSLEKQRTMSPLLRDNVAGILKGIRPLSLC